Proteins found in one Pseudomonas sp. P8_241 genomic segment:
- the pqqB gene encoding pyrroloquinoline quinone biosynthesis protein PqqB produces the protein MFVQILGSAAGGGFPQWNCNCVNCAGFRDGSLRAKARTQSSIAISDDGVNWVLCNTSPDIRAQLQSFAPMQPGRALRDTGISAIILMDSQIDHTTGLLMLREGCPHQVWCTDMVHEDLSTGFPLFTMLKHWNGGLNWNRIELDQSFSVPACPNLRFTPLPLRSAAPPYSPHRFDPHPGDNIGLIVEDMNTGGKLFYAPGLGKVDAALLEIMAGSDCLLVDGTLWDDDEMQRRGVGTRTGREMGHLAQNGPGGMLEVFEQLPDPRKVLIHINNTNPILDEDSPERAELDRRQVEVAYDGMSIVL, from the coding sequence ATGTTTGTCCAGATTCTAGGTTCCGCTGCCGGCGGCGGTTTCCCCCAGTGGAACTGTAACTGCGTGAACTGCGCAGGCTTTCGCGATGGCAGCCTGCGGGCCAAGGCGCGGACGCAGTCGTCTATCGCGATTTCCGATGACGGCGTGAACTGGGTGCTGTGCAACACATCCCCGGACATCCGCGCGCAACTCCAGAGCTTCGCCCCGATGCAACCGGGCCGCGCCCTGCGTGATACCGGGATCAGCGCAATCATCCTGATGGACAGCCAGATCGACCACACCACCGGTCTGCTGATGTTGCGTGAAGGTTGCCCGCACCAGGTCTGGTGCACCGACATGGTCCACGAAGACCTGAGCACCGGTTTCCCGCTGTTCACCATGCTCAAGCACTGGAATGGCGGGTTGAACTGGAACCGAATCGAGCTCGATCAAAGTTTCAGCGTGCCCGCCTGCCCGAACCTGCGCTTCACTCCGCTACCGCTTCGCAGCGCCGCTCCGCCCTACTCGCCCCACCGCTTTGATCCTCATCCGGGCGACAACATCGGCTTGATCGTTGAAGACATGAACACCGGCGGCAAGCTGTTCTACGCACCAGGGCTGGGCAAGGTCGATGCAGCGCTGCTGGAGATCATGGCGGGCAGTGATTGCCTGTTGGTGGATGGAACGTTGTGGGACGACGATGAAATGCAGCGCCGTGGCGTCGGCACTCGCACCGGTCGCGAGATGGGCCATCTGGCGCAGAACGGTCCTGGCGGGATGCTTGAAGTTTTTGAGCAATTGCCTGACCCGCGCAAAGTTCTTATCCACATCAACAACACCAACCCGATTCTCGATGAGGACTCGCCAGAGCGTGCGGAGCTGGATCGGCGTCAGGTTGAAGTGGCGTATGACGGCATGAGTATTGTGTTGTAA
- the pqqD gene encoding pyrroloquinoline quinone biosynthesis peptide chaperone PqqD, whose protein sequence is MSFDRSKTPTWRPGYRFQYEPAQKGHVLLYPEGMIKLNESAALIGGLIDGERDVAAIIAELDRQFPGVPELGDDIEQFMEVARAQHWIELA, encoded by the coding sequence ATGAGTTTCGATCGCAGCAAGACCCCGACCTGGCGTCCCGGCTACCGCTTCCAGTACGAACCGGCGCAAAAAGGCCACGTGCTGCTGTACCCGGAGGGCATGATCAAGCTAAACGAAAGTGCCGCGCTGATCGGTGGATTGATCGATGGCGAGCGCGATGTCGCGGCGATCATCGCCGAACTCGACCGGCAGTTCCCCGGCGTGCCCGAGCTCGGTGACGACATCGAGCAATTCATGGAGGTTGCCCGTGCGCAGCACTGGATCGAACTTGCCTGA
- a CDS encoding flavin monoamine oxidase family protein, with protein MNKNNRHPADGKKPVTIFGPDFPFAFDDWIEHPAGLGSIPEHNHGAEVAIVGGGIAGLVAAYELMKLGLKPVVYEASKMGGRLRSQAFNGAEGIVAELGGMRFPVSSTAFYHYVDKLGLETKPFPNPLTPASGSTVIDLEGKTHYAQKLSDLPALFQEVADAWADALEAGSQFSDIQQAIRDRDVPRLKELWNTLVPLWDDRTFYDFVATSKAFAKLSFHHREVFGQVGFGTGGWDSDFPNSMLEIFRVVMTNCDDHQHLVVGGVEQVPQGIWRHVPERCVHWPEGTSLSSLHKGAPRTGVKKIAHAPGGRFAVTDNWGDTREYAAVLTTCQSWLLTTQIECDETLFSQKMWMALDRTRYMQSSKTFVMVDRPFWKDKDPETGRDLMSMTLTDRLTRGTYLFDNGDDKPGVICLSYSWMSDALKMLPQPVEKRVKLALDALKKIYPKVDIAARIIGDPITVSWEADPHFLGAFKGALPGHYRYNQRMYAHFMQDDMPAEQRGIFIAGDDVSWTPAWVEGAVQTSLNAVWGIMKHFGGATHAENPGPGDVFNEIGPIALPE; from the coding sequence ATGAACAAGAACAATCGCCATCCTGCAGACGGTAAGAAACCAGTCACCATTTTCGGCCCGGACTTTCCCTTCGCCTTCGACGACTGGATCGAACACCCCGCCGGCCTGGGCAGCATTCCCGAGCACAATCACGGTGCCGAAGTGGCGATTGTCGGGGGCGGGATTGCCGGCCTGGTGGCGGCGTATGAGCTGATGAAGCTTGGCTTGAAACCGGTCGTCTACGAAGCGTCGAAAATGGGCGGCCGTCTGCGCTCTCAGGCGTTCAACGGCGCCGAAGGCATTGTTGCCGAACTGGGCGGAATGCGCTTCCCGGTGTCATCTACCGCGTTCTATCACTACGTCGACAAGCTGGGCCTGGAAACCAAACCGTTCCCTAACCCGCTGACGCCTGCGTCGGGCAGCACGGTGATCGACCTCGAAGGTAAAACCCATTACGCACAGAAGCTGTCGGACCTTCCTGCACTGTTTCAGGAAGTGGCTGACGCCTGGGCTGATGCGCTTGAAGCCGGTTCGCAGTTCTCCGATATCCAGCAAGCCATTCGCGACCGCGACGTGCCACGCCTCAAGGAACTGTGGAACACCCTGGTGCCGCTGTGGGACGACCGCACCTTCTACGATTTCGTCGCCACCTCCAAAGCGTTCGCCAAGCTCTCGTTCCATCACCGCGAAGTGTTCGGCCAGGTCGGCTTCGGCACCGGCGGCTGGGACTCTGACTTCCCGAACTCGATGCTGGAAATTTTCCGTGTGGTGATGACCAACTGCGACGATCACCAACACCTCGTGGTGGGTGGCGTGGAACAGGTACCGCAGGGCATCTGGCGCCATGTGCCGGAACGTTGCGTGCACTGGCCCGAAGGCACCAGCCTCAGCTCTCTGCACAAGGGTGCGCCGCGTACCGGCGTGAAGAAAATTGCCCACGCGCCGGGTGGCCGTTTCGCCGTCACCGACAACTGGGGCGATACCCGCGAATATGCCGCGGTGCTGACCACCTGCCAGAGCTGGCTGCTGACCACCCAGATCGAATGCGACGAAACCCTGTTCTCGCAAAAGATGTGGATGGCCCTGGACCGCACCCGTTACATGCAGTCGTCGAAAACCTTCGTCATGGTCGACCGTCCGTTCTGGAAGGACAAAGACCCGGAAACCGGCCGCGACCTGATGAGCATGACCCTCACTGATCGCCTGACCCGCGGCACCTACCTGTTCGACAACGGCGACGACAAGCCGGGGGTGATCTGCCTGTCGTACTCGTGGATGAGCGACGCGTTGAAAATGCTCCCGCAGCCGGTGGAAAAACGCGTGAAACTGGCGCTGGATGCATTGAAGAAGATCTACCCGAAAGTCGACATTGCCGCGAGAATCATCGGCGATCCGATCACCGTGTCCTGGGAAGCCGACCCGCACTTCCTGGGAGCCTTCAAAGGCGCCCTGCCCGGTCACTACCGCTACAACCAGCGCATGTACGCGCACTTCATGCAGGACGACATGCCCGCTGAGCAACGCGGAATTTTCATCGCTGGCGACGACGTTTCGTGGACGCCGGCCTGGGTTGAGGGCGCGGTGCAGACGTCGCTCAACGCGGTGTGGGGCATCATGAAACACTTCGGCGGTGCAACTCACGCCGAGAATCCGGGTCCAGGAGATGTGTTCAACGAGATCGGGCCGATCGCCCTGCCCGAGTAA
- a CDS encoding carbon-nitrogen hydrolase family protein, translating into MRVALYQCPPLPLDVAGNLQRLHQLALEAKGADLLVLPEMFLTGYNIGVDAVSVLAEVHNGESAQQIARIAKAAGMAILYGYPERTADGQIYNAVQLIDASGERVCNYRKTHLFGELDRSMFSAGSDAFPIVELNGWKLGFLICYDLEFPENARRLALAGAELILVPTANMIPYDFIADVTVRARAFENQCYVAYANYCGNEGDIHYCGQSSIAAPDGSRIAQAGLDEALIVGELERQLMVDSRAANRYFFDRRPELYGDLNKR; encoded by the coding sequence ATGCGCGTAGCCCTTTACCAATGTCCACCCCTGCCCCTGGACGTCGCCGGCAACTTGCAACGTTTGCATCAGCTTGCGCTTGAAGCCAAAGGCGCCGATCTGCTGGTGCTGCCGGAGATGTTTCTGACCGGCTACAACATCGGCGTCGATGCCGTCAGCGTGCTGGCAGAAGTGCACAACGGTGAATCGGCGCAGCAGATCGCGCGCATTGCCAAGGCGGCCGGGATGGCCATTTTGTACGGTTATCCCGAACGCACCGCGGACGGGCAAATCTACAATGCCGTGCAACTGATCGACGCCAGTGGCGAGCGCGTCTGCAACTACCGCAAGACCCACCTGTTCGGCGAACTCGATCGTTCGATGTTCAGCGCAGGTTCCGACGCGTTCCCCATCGTGGAGCTCAACGGCTGGAAGCTCGGTTTCCTGATCTGCTACGACCTGGAGTTTCCGGAGAACGCCCGACGTCTGGCCCTGGCCGGCGCCGAACTGATTCTGGTGCCGACCGCCAACATGATTCCTTACGACTTCATCGCCGACGTCACGGTTCGCGCCCGCGCCTTTGAAAACCAGTGCTACGTGGCCTACGCCAACTATTGTGGCAACGAAGGCGACATTCACTATTGCGGCCAGAGCAGCATCGCCGCACCCGATGGCAGCCGCATCGCGCAGGCCGGGCTTGATGAAGCGTTGATTGTCGGTGAGCTGGAACGGCAGTTGATGGTCGACTCACGCGCTGCCAATCGCTACTTCTTCGATCGCCGCCCTGAGCTTTACGGCGACCTGAACAAGCGCTAG
- the pqqE gene encoding pyrroloquinoline quinone biosynthesis protein PqqE: protein MQVPPNPEIGLPLWLLAELTYRCPLQCPYCSNPLDFAEQGKELSTEQWIKVFREAREMGAAQLGFSGGEPLVRQDLAELIAEARKLGFYTNLITSGIGLTEQKISDFKKAGLDHIQISFQASDEQVNNLLAGSKKAFAQKLEMARAVKAHGYPMVLNFVTHRHNIDKIDRIIELCIALEADFVELATCQFYGWAQLNRVGLLPTKEQLVRAERITNEYRAKLEAEGHPCKLIFVTPDYYEERPKACMNGWGSIFLTVTPDGTALPCHGARQMPVQFPNVRDHSMQHIWYDSFGFNRFRGYDWMPEPCRSCDEKEKDFGGCRCQAFMLTGDASNADPVCSKSEHHGVIIKAREEAEHATQTIEQLAFRNERNSRLIAKS, encoded by the coding sequence GTGCAAGTACCGCCAAACCCTGAAATCGGTCTGCCGCTGTGGCTGCTCGCCGAGCTGACGTACCGCTGTCCGCTGCAATGCCCGTACTGCTCCAATCCGCTGGATTTTGCCGAGCAAGGCAAGGAGCTGAGCACCGAACAATGGATCAAAGTGTTCCGCGAGGCGCGCGAGATGGGTGCGGCGCAACTGGGCTTTTCCGGTGGCGAGCCGCTGGTGCGCCAGGACCTCGCCGAGCTGATTGCCGAAGCTCGCAAGCTAGGTTTCTACACCAACCTGATCACCTCCGGCATCGGCCTGACCGAGCAGAAAATCAGCGACTTCAAGAAGGCCGGGCTCGATCACATCCAGATCAGTTTCCAGGCCAGCGACGAACAGGTGAACAACCTGCTGGCGGGCTCGAAAAAGGCCTTCGCGCAGAAACTGGAAATGGCCCGGGCAGTGAAAGCCCACGGCTATCCGATGGTGCTGAACTTCGTCACTCATCGGCACAACATCGACAAGATCGACCGCATCATCGAGCTGTGCATCGCCCTTGAAGCGGACTTCGTCGAGCTCGCCACCTGCCAGTTTTACGGCTGGGCACAGCTCAATCGCGTCGGTCTGTTGCCGACCAAGGAACAGCTGGTGCGGGCCGAGCGCATTACCAACGAATACCGGGCCAAACTCGAAGCCGAAGGCCATCCGTGCAAACTGATTTTCGTCACCCCGGACTATTATGAAGAACGCCCCAAAGCCTGCATGAACGGCTGGGGCAGTATTTTTCTGACGGTCACGCCAGACGGAACCGCGCTGCCCTGTCACGGCGCCCGACAGATGCCGGTGCAGTTTCCCAACGTGCGCGACCACAGCATGCAGCACATCTGGTATGACTCGTTCGGCTTCAACCGCTTTCGCGGATACGACTGGATGCCCGAACCGTGTCGCTCCTGTGACGAGAAAGAAAAAGACTTCGGCGGCTGCCGCTGCCAGGCGTTCATGCTCACGGGTGATGCCAGCAATGCCGACCCGGTGTGCAGTAAATCAGAACATCATGGCGTGATCATCAAGGCCCGCGAAGAGGCCGAGCACGCGACCCAGACCATCGAACAACTGGCCTTTCGCAATGAACGAAACTCACGCCTCATCGCCAAAAGCTGA
- the pqqF gene encoding pyrroloquinoline quinone biosynthesis protein PqqF codes for MPALNPPRPHTETLANGLRVTLRHAPYLKRCAAALRVAVGSHDVPLAWPGLAHFLEHLLFLGTERFPAAQGLMAYVQSHGGQVNARTSERTTDYFFELQPQAFAAGLERLSDMLSHPRMNPDDQLREREVLHAEYVAWSQDPTAQQQFALFNGLSQAHPLRGFHAGNRDSLPVAQPEFQQALQSFYQRYYQTGQMTLSLAGPQSLEELRGMAEAFGSAIAKGKFVPQQAPTPLMDTSDKSYQQAGERRLDLLFALEALPASSAQAQAFLCHWLNTGKSGGLLADLRERGLALELKASPMYQFEGQALLHLEFTLPANAGTIAIAERLMDWLSFFARQDWSGLREEYAALLERQQQVCGALQLARQDSEQGELGLTQQGVTALKHILQQIGAVDNFSGPWQLPAANPFLRCEAPASNAGLIRGQTSAHRGLRTFAQDRSRSRREGSPMQFSQALPDNSAEGAIYVRWRLDSAPDSQLHSRLENELQPLCEDARQAGVDFSLSASGNEWLLKMTGLQEPMPIVLEHALKELTKPAADFPQEIPTRAALIPIRQLLKALPDHCLEPAVNSDDVQKLWSSARWDGLAAGLSAQTQAAMGLALSRIPGTPDNQLTPPSTIRSQRLWSYVDTRSEEHALLLFCPTSTPEIADEAAWRFLAHLCQTPFYQRLRVELQLGYAVFSALRQIHGQTGLLFGVQSPSVAPTELLQHIEHFLSGLPELIAAIDDNALIAQRQVLAEQFSSNALPTAQAGELLWQGKLAGRSSDYLTQLTEAILLTGRTALLDAAQRLNQVEGGWRCLATSPVPDASWQATK; via the coding sequence ATGCCCGCGCTGAATCCCCCTCGCCCCCATACAGAAACCCTCGCCAACGGCCTGCGGGTGACGCTGCGTCACGCACCGTATTTGAAGCGCTGCGCGGCGGCGTTAAGGGTCGCCGTGGGCAGCCATGACGTGCCGCTGGCGTGGCCCGGTCTGGCGCACTTTCTTGAGCATCTGCTGTTTTTGGGGACTGAGCGTTTTCCTGCGGCCCAAGGGTTGATGGCCTATGTGCAGAGCCACGGTGGTCAGGTCAACGCACGGACCAGCGAACGCACCACCGATTACTTTTTCGAACTGCAGCCTCAGGCATTCGCCGCAGGGCTGGAGCGGCTGTCAGATATGCTCTCCCATCCGCGTATGAATCCGGACGATCAACTGCGCGAACGTGAAGTTCTGCACGCGGAATATGTCGCGTGGTCGCAGGATCCGACAGCGCAGCAGCAGTTTGCGCTGTTCAACGGACTTTCGCAGGCTCATCCATTGCGGGGTTTTCATGCCGGCAATCGCGACAGCCTACCTGTTGCACAACCCGAGTTTCAGCAAGCCTTGCAGAGTTTTTACCAGCGTTACTATCAGACCGGGCAGATGACCTTGAGCCTCGCCGGCCCACAAAGCCTCGAGGAATTGAGGGGGATGGCCGAAGCATTTGGCAGCGCAATAGCCAAAGGCAAATTCGTGCCACAACAAGCCCCAACGCCGCTGATGGACACGTCGGATAAAAGTTATCAACAGGCTGGCGAGCGGCGGCTGGATTTGCTGTTCGCGCTCGAAGCGCTGCCCGCGTCGTCTGCCCAAGCGCAGGCGTTCCTGTGTCATTGGCTCAATACCGGGAAATCGGGCGGATTGCTGGCGGATTTACGCGAGCGCGGGCTAGCCCTCGAACTCAAGGCATCCCCGATGTATCAGTTCGAGGGTCAAGCCTTGCTGCACCTCGAATTCACCTTGCCCGCGAATGCAGGGACGATCGCAATTGCTGAACGGCTCATGGATTGGCTGAGCTTCTTCGCCCGGCAAGACTGGAGCGGGTTGCGCGAAGAATACGCAGCGCTGCTTGAGCGTCAGCAACAGGTCTGCGGTGCGCTGCAATTGGCCCGTCAGGACAGCGAGCAAGGGGAATTAGGGTTAACCCAGCAGGGGGTTACAGCCCTCAAGCACATCCTTCAACAAATCGGTGCTGTGGATAACTTCAGCGGCCCCTGGCAACTGCCTGCAGCCAACCCGTTCTTGCGCTGCGAAGCACCGGCATCGAACGCCGGCCTGATTCGCGGCCAGACCAGCGCCCACCGAGGCCTGCGCACTTTTGCCCAGGATCGCTCGCGCAGTCGACGGGAAGGCTCACCGATGCAGTTCAGTCAGGCATTGCCGGATAACAGTGCTGAAGGTGCGATTTATGTACGCTGGCGGCTGGATTCCGCTCCCGACAGCCAACTGCATTCACGGCTGGAAAATGAACTGCAACCGCTGTGCGAAGACGCCCGTCAGGCCGGTGTGGATTTCTCCTTGAGTGCCTCGGGAAATGAATGGCTGCTGAAAATGACCGGGCTACAGGAACCGATGCCGATCGTCCTGGAGCATGCGCTGAAAGAGCTGACAAAACCTGCTGCCGATTTCCCACAGGAAATACCAACCCGCGCCGCGCTCATACCCATTCGACAGTTGCTCAAGGCGTTGCCCGATCACTGCCTTGAACCTGCCGTGAACTCGGATGATGTACAGAAACTCTGGTCGAGTGCTCGCTGGGATGGTCTGGCGGCGGGTTTATCCGCTCAGACTCAAGCGGCCATGGGGTTGGCATTGAGCCGCATCCCTGGCACGCCGGACAATCAACTCACGCCACCCTCTACGATTCGTTCGCAACGTCTGTGGAGTTACGTCGATACCCGCTCCGAAGAGCATGCGTTGCTGCTGTTCTGTCCTACATCGACCCCAGAAATCGCCGACGAAGCCGCGTGGCGCTTTCTCGCTCACCTCTGCCAGACACCGTTCTACCAACGGCTGCGGGTGGAGTTGCAACTGGGTTATGCCGTGTTCAGCGCCCTGCGCCAGATTCATGGGCAAACCGGGCTGCTGTTCGGTGTGCAATCACCAAGCGTTGCGCCGACGGAGCTGCTACAACACATCGAACATTTTCTGAGCGGGTTACCGGAACTGATCGCGGCCATCGACGACAATGCCTTGATCGCTCAGCGCCAGGTTCTGGCCGAGCAGTTTTCGAGCAACGCGTTGCCTACCGCCCAGGCCGGCGAGCTGCTTTGGCAGGGCAAACTGGCCGGCCGCTCGTCGGATTATCTGACCCAACTGACTGAAGCCATCCTGCTGACGGGTCGCACCGCATTGCTTGACGCCGCACAGCGTTTGAATCAGGTCGAAGGCGGCTGGCGCTGTCTGGCCACCAGCCCTGTTCCCGACGCCTCATGGCAAGCGACAAAATGA
- the pqqA gene encoding pyrroloquinoline quinone precursor peptide PqqA produces MAWTKPAYTDLRIGFEVTMYFASR; encoded by the coding sequence ATGGCCTGGACCAAACCGGCTTACACCGACCTGCGTATCGGCTTTGAAGTCACCATGTACTTCGCAAGCCGCTAA
- the pqqC gene encoding pyrroloquinoline-quinone synthase PqqC, translated as MTDTPMSPAEFEAALRAKGAYYHIHHPYHVAMYEGRASREQIQGWVANRFYYQVNIPLKDAAILANCPDREIRREWIQRLLDHDGAPGEDGGIEAWLRLGQAVGLDPDQLRSQELVLPGVRFAVDAYVNFARRASWQEAASSSLTELFAPQIHQSRLDSWPQHYPWIDPAGYEYFRTRLGQARRDVEHGLAITLEHYKTREGQERMLEILQFKLDILWSMLDAMSMAYELKRPPYHSVTGERVWHKGITV; from the coding sequence ATGACTGACACCCCAATGTCCCCCGCCGAGTTCGAAGCCGCCCTGCGCGCAAAAGGCGCCTACTACCACATCCATCACCCGTATCACGTGGCGATGTATGAAGGCCGGGCGAGCCGCGAGCAGATCCAGGGCTGGGTCGCCAACCGTTTTTACTATCAGGTGAACATTCCCCTGAAGGACGCGGCCATTCTGGCCAACTGCCCGGACCGCGAGATCCGCCGCGAGTGGATTCAACGCCTCCTCGACCATGACGGCGCCCCCGGCGAAGACGGCGGCATCGAAGCCTGGCTGCGGTTGGGCCAAGCCGTTGGACTCGATCCGGATCAACTGCGCTCCCAGGAACTGGTGCTGCCCGGCGTACGCTTCGCCGTGGACGCCTACGTCAATTTCGCCCGCCGTGCCAGTTGGCAGGAAGCCGCCAGCAGCTCGCTGACCGAACTGTTCGCACCGCAGATCCACCAGTCGCGCCTGGACAGCTGGCCGCAGCATTACCCGTGGATCGACCCGGCCGGCTACGAGTATTTCCGCACCCGCCTGGGCCAGGCGCGACGTGATGTCGAGCACGGTCTGGCGATCACGCTTGAGCACTACAAAACTCGCGAAGGTCAGGAACGCATGCTGGAAATTCTCCAGTTCAAACTGGACATTCTTTGGAGCATGCTCGATGCCATGAGCATGGCCTACGAACTGAAACGCCCGCCGTATCACAGCGTGACCGGGGAGCGGGTCTGGCACAAAGGAATCACCGTATGA
- a CDS encoding S9 family peptidase, which yields MNETHASSPKAEPFSAAKAVAAGIDYAELQLGPQGLFWNEYRPEDAACRIWHWRDGVLKCLTPTGFSVRSRVYEYGGGAFCLTDDGIVFVNEADQQLYRQSIQGETPEVLTTGLCRYGDLHFADDQVLAVEENRNEHRLVAIDLADGARHLLAEGADFYAAPTLSPDARRLAWIEWSRPDQPWTATRLMVAERQSDDGFGPARCVAGDNAQESLQQPRFDRAGRLYCLTDRRGYWQPWVECENGLSPLPSTAADHGPAPWQLGGCTWLPLGEDNFLASWTEEGFGRLGLRGASCEDFTGDYSRFRHLALDEQFIYCIAASPVSSTAVIALDRQSRQVKVLAGGIAPLPAEQISRPQILRYPSGSGEAHGFFYPAMTGKAKPPLVVFIHGGPTSACYPMLDPRIQYWAQRGFAVADLNYRGSSGYGRAYRQALHLSWGAVDVEDACAVVSHLDQRGLIDGSKAFIRGGSAGGYTTLCALAFHRIFRAGASLYGVSDPVALGRATHKFEGDYLDWLIGDPEQDAERYAARTPLLHAGNISVPVIFFQGELDAVVVPQQTRDMVEALQSNGILVEAHYYADERHGLRKAGNQAHALEQEWLFYRRVMDQGD from the coding sequence ATGAACGAAACTCACGCCTCATCGCCAAAAGCTGAGCCTTTCAGCGCGGCCAAAGCTGTTGCGGCCGGCATTGATTACGCCGAATTGCAGCTCGGCCCACAGGGCTTGTTCTGGAACGAGTATCGCCCTGAAGACGCCGCGTGCCGGATCTGGCATTGGCGCGACGGTGTGTTGAAATGCCTGACGCCGACAGGCTTCAGCGTGCGTAGCCGAGTGTACGAATATGGCGGTGGTGCGTTTTGTCTGACGGACGATGGCATTGTTTTCGTCAACGAGGCGGACCAGCAGCTGTATCGCCAATCGATACAGGGTGAAACGCCCGAAGTGTTGACGACCGGATTGTGTCGCTACGGTGATCTGCATTTCGCCGATGATCAGGTATTGGCGGTTGAGGAAAACCGCAATGAGCACCGATTGGTGGCCATCGATCTGGCAGACGGCGCGCGGCATTTGCTGGCCGAAGGCGCCGACTTCTACGCCGCTCCGACGCTCAGTCCCGACGCCCGTCGACTGGCCTGGATCGAATGGAGTCGCCCGGATCAGCCCTGGACCGCGACCCGTTTAATGGTTGCCGAGCGCCAGAGCGACGATGGTTTTGGCCCTGCCCGATGCGTGGCCGGAGACAACGCTCAGGAGTCGCTGCAACAACCGAGATTTGACCGCGCCGGCCGCTTGTATTGCCTGACCGATCGCAGGGGTTACTGGCAGCCATGGGTGGAATGCGAAAACGGCCTGAGCCCACTGCCAAGCACCGCCGCCGACCATGGCCCCGCACCCTGGCAACTCGGCGGCTGTACCTGGTTGCCGCTGGGCGAAGACAACTTTCTGGCAAGTTGGACCGAAGAGGGATTTGGCCGACTGGGCCTGCGTGGTGCATCGTGCGAAGACTTCACCGGGGACTACAGCCGCTTTCGTCATCTCGCGCTGGATGAGCAATTCATCTACTGCATCGCCGCGTCGCCGGTCAGCTCGACCGCCGTGATCGCCCTTGATCGTCAGTCACGACAAGTGAAAGTACTGGCTGGCGGCATTGCCCCATTGCCCGCCGAGCAGATCAGCCGCCCGCAAATCCTGCGCTATCCAAGCGGTTCAGGCGAAGCTCACGGTTTCTTCTACCCGGCGATGACGGGTAAAGCGAAACCGCCACTGGTGGTGTTCATTCACGGCGGCCCGACCTCCGCGTGCTACCCGATGCTCGACCCGCGCATTCAGTATTGGGCTCAGCGCGGATTCGCCGTGGCCGATCTCAACTATCGCGGCAGCAGTGGCTATGGCCGGGCTTACCGTCAGGCACTGCATTTGAGTTGGGGAGCCGTCGATGTCGAAGACGCTTGCGCTGTTGTCAGCCATCTTGACCAACGCGGATTGATCGACGGCAGCAAGGCGTTCATCCGAGGTGGCAGCGCCGGCGGGTACACAACCCTGTGCGCTCTGGCTTTTCACCGTATTTTCCGGGCCGGGGCAAGCCTTTATGGGGTCAGCGACCCTGTCGCCCTGGGGCGGGCAACCCACAAGTTCGAGGGTGATTACCTGGATTGGCTGATCGGCGATCCAGAACAGGACGCCGAGCGCTACGCCGCACGCACGCCGTTATTGCATGCAGGCAACATCAGCGTACCGGTGATCTTCTTTCAAGGAGAGCTGGACGCCGTGGTTGTCCCGCAACAGACCCGGGACATGGTCGAAGCCCTGCAGAGCAATGGCATCCTGGTCGAAGCGCACTATTACGCCGACGAACGCCACGGCCTGCGCAAGGCAGGAAACCAGGCCCATGCGCTGGAACAGGAGTGGTTGTTTTATCGGCGGGTGATGGATCAGGGGGACTGA
- a CDS encoding YqaE/Pmp3 family membrane protein: protein MDFIRIIIAILLPPLGVFLQVGFGGAFWLNILLTLCGYIPGIVHAVYIIAKR, encoded by the coding sequence ATGGACTTTATTCGCATCATCATTGCCATTCTGTTGCCGCCGCTGGGCGTGTTTCTGCAGGTAGGATTTGGCGGGGCGTTCTGGCTGAATATTCTGTTGACGTTGTGCGGTTACATTCCAGGAATCGTGCATGCGGTGTACATCATCGCCAAGCGTTGA